A genomic stretch from Primulina huaijiensis isolate GDHJ02 chromosome 14, ASM1229523v2, whole genome shotgun sequence includes:
- the LOC140957114 gene encoding LOW QUALITY PROTEIN: protein FAR1-RELATED SEQUENCE 4-like (The sequence of the model RefSeq protein was modified relative to this genomic sequence to represent the inferred CDS: deleted 2 bases in 1 codon; substituted 1 base at 1 genomic stop codon) yields MENQPPKGIITDQDRAMQNAIEIIFPNTRHRWCLWQILRKLPENFGYHKEKDSIFKDIHNSIYESLNHEEFVQSWVAMVDKYTLHENYWLSGLFKERSRLKQLVEQYERALRSKVEKEFQADLRSYSQMIPCRIPGRFSRLMYCKLIHGGEEPERTKFKVREDVEVKGKIIKQRLVDVQFAIEQNEIVCSCHLFEFRGIXLCRHAVLVLLFNDVRSVPQNYILRRWKRDANRLYTRVKVNYDGWITTPGHEKYDELHREFSGLAGLAADDEARFQEVKRWISVKKAEFTSRMILGHESEDLVQPCNPVRSVSVGEVGTTFSTQTLDPKCTKRKGAPRTVRKKGPLETRTKKNNVQIKSKKDRGTNVSSEKEVNNFATVTKTVQHGIDFGSRFGLDHVTAPLPLYFGQLNNDGNYWFDRMEQ; encoded by the exons ATGGAGAATCAACCTCCCAAAGGTATTATCACAGATCAAGATAGGGCCATGCAAAATGCTATAGAGATTATATTCCCTAACACAAGACATAGATGGTGTTTATGGCAAATACTTAGAAAGTTACCTGAAAATTTTGGGTATCACAAAGAAAAAGATTCTATTTTTAAGGACATACACAATTCTATATATGAATCATTAAATCATGAGGAATTTGTTCAGTCCTGGGTTGCAATGGTCGACAAATATActttgcatgaaaattattgGTTGTCTGGACTTTTTAAAGAAAGATCACG CTTGAAACAATTAGTTGAACAATATGAGCGGGCTTTGCGTAGCAAAGTAGAGAAAGAGTTTCAGGCAGATCTTCGTTCGTATTCTCAGATGATTCCTTGT AGAATTCCAGGAAGATTCAGTCGTTTGATGTATTGTAAATTGATACATGGTGGGGAAGAGCCTGAGAGGACAAAATTTAAGGTACGTGAGGATGTCGAGGTCaaaggaaaaataataaaacaaagaCTTGTGGATGTCCAGTTTGCAATAGAACAAAATGAGATAGTTTGCAGTTGCCATTTATTTGAGTTCAGAGGAATA TAGCTTTGTAGACATGCTGTGTTGGTTTTGTTATTCAATGACGTGAGATCAGTACCACAAAATTATATCCTTAGGAGATGGAAGCGTGATGCAAATCGCTTGTACACACGGGTGAAAGTAAATTATGATGGTTGGATTACTACTCCAgggcatgaaaaatatgatgaattGCATCGAGAATTTTCAGGACTAGCAGGTTTGGCTGCGGATGATGAGGCAAGATTTCAGGAGGTGAAAAGATGGATTTCAGTCAAGAAGGCTGAGTTCACTTCGAGAATGATATTAGGTCATGAAAGTGAAGATTTAGTTCAACCATGTAATCCAGTGAGATCTGTCAGTGTTGGAGAAGTTGGAACCACCTTTTCTACTCAAACTCTAGACCCGAAGTGTACGAAGAGAAAGGGAGCCCCTCGTACGGTTCGAAAAAAAGGACCATTGGAAACTAGAACAAAGAAAAACaat GTACAAATTAAATCGAAGAAAGACAGAGGTACAAATGTCAGTAGCGAAAAAGAAGTTAATAATTTTGCAACTGTCACAAAAACAGTCCAACATGGAATCGACTTTGGATCAAGATTTGGGTTGGATCATGTAACAGCCCCATTACCTTTGTATTTTGGCCAACTAAATAATGATGGAAACTATTGGTTTGACAGAATGGAGCAGTAA
- the LOC140957633 gene encoding probable mitochondrial adenine nucleotide transporter BTL1 yields MESESQRKSYCVMEDIYGVIAMPKGEFQLHPLSPSSKQLQFAVPDLGRAFQDFVRTREVAEFLSGALAGAMTKAVLAPLETIRTRMVVGVGSKNIYGSFMQIIEQQGWQGLWAGNAINMLRIVPTQAIELGTFEYIKRAMTLAQENQNLTESPKLQIGSMSLRFSLSWLSPIAVAGAAAGIVSTLVCHPLEVLKDRLTVSPEVYPNLSIAMHKIYKDGGVQAFYSGISPTLIGMLPYSTCYYFMYETMKKSYCLAQKKESLTRAEMLVVGALSGMTASTISYPLEVARKQLMVGAIRGKCPPHVAAALAQVVREEGLMGLYRGWAATCLKVMPSSGITWMCYEAWKDILLGR; encoded by the exons ATGGAATCTGAATCGCAGAGGAAGAGCTACTGCGTGATGGAAGATATCTATGGTGTGATTGCGATGCCCAAGGGAGAATTCCAACTCCATCCTCTCTCTCCAAGTTCAAAGCAGCTTCAGTTTGCTGTTCCGGATCTAGGGCGAGCTTTTCAG GATTTTGTGAGAACTAGAGAAGTTGCCGAGTTCCTCAGTGGTGCATTAGCAGGGGCAATGACCAAAGCTGTTCTTGCTCCACTGGAGACCATCAG GACAAGAATGGTGGTCGGAGTTGGGTCTAAAAACATTTATGGTAGTTTTATGCAGATAATTGAACAGCAGGGATGGCAAGGACTATGGGCTGGAAATGCTATAAATATGCTTCGCATAGTTCCAACCCAGGCAATTGAGCTTGGAACTTTTGAATATATCAAGAGGGCAATGACATTAGCACAAGAGAATCAAAATCTAACTGAAAGCCCGAAGTTGCAGATTGGCTCGATGAGCCTCAGATTTTCTCTGTCATGGCTCTCTCCCATAGCCGTGGCTGgtgctgctgctggaattgttaGCACCCTTGTGTGTCATCCTCTTGAAGTTTTAAAG GATAGATTGACTGTAAGTCCTGAGGTATATCCTAATCTAAGTATTGCAATGcacaaaatttataaagatGGTGGAGTTCAGGCTTTCTACTCTGGGATTTCACCCACGTTGATTGGCATGCTCCCTTACAGCACGTGCTACTATTTCATGTACGAGACAATGAAAAAATCATATTGCTTAGCGCAGAAAAAGGAATCTTTAACTCGAGCAGAGATGCTCGTAGTTGGTGCTCTTTCTG GCATGACGGCTAGCACGATTAGTTATCCTTTGGAGGTTGCAAGAAAACAGCTGATGGTTGGAGCTATACGAGGTAAATGCCCACCCCACGTGGCAGCTGCACTCGCACAAGTTGTAAGAGAGGAAGGGCTGATGGGGCTTTACAGAGGCTGGGCTGCTACTTGTTTGAAAGTCATGCCCTCTTCTGGTATCACCTGGATGTGCTATGAAGCTTGGAAAGATATATTGCTAGGCCGTTAG